The window ATTGCGGGTGCGGGGCGCGAACAGCGTGTCCAGCGGTATGTTCCGCACAATATAGAGCCGAGTATACTGGTAGTTGATGAATGCCTCGATGTAGTCGTTGGCGTCAATGATGTCCGTGATGTCGAAGCCGGTCTCCTCATAAACCTGAAAGAGAATTATAACTATTAGTATTTGAATGAGTTTCTGGAAGGGATTAGCTTACCTCTCTGGTGGCACAGTGGGCTGGATCCTCGTTCTCGTTGATCTTGCCTTTGGGAAAGCCCCAGGAGTTCCTCGCAAAATACGACTGCACTAGCAAACAGTGATTGTGATCCTCGGAAACCAAAATAGCTCCATAGGTGGGCACCGACATCTTGTATTTCTTCCATTGTTCCAGGATCTGGTCCACAGTGCCAAAGTGTTTGTTCAAAAAGGGAATGTGCTGGTCGGAAgagaacaaaatattgttaaaaatgccaaaaaaagaaTGATCTTAAGAGCCTACTTGGAACAACTGCATGGCAAACTGTTTAATGCCCACCGCTGGTAACTTTCTCTGGACACTCTGACTCTGGTTCTGGGACTCGCCATCCTCGCTAACCGCCGGGGCGCAAaagaaatccaaataaaaccAATGGGCCTGCTCGACTTGGAAACAGATTCGGATTAAATTGTTTAGCTCCATGTCCGGTACGTTGATAATGAACCGACTGGCCAGATCATCGAGTATATCGGACGGAATTTTCGATTTCTCTGGCAATTTAATGCTGGACGCCTTCGTAGTTGCCGTTGCCGTAGTTGATGGTGTTGCAAGTGTTGTGACCTTTGTTGCAGTTGCCACAGCAGCTGCATCATCTGAGGAGCTACCGTAGGATGAGTTAGTCGATGTGGATGAGTGGGTCGATGATATGGATGAGTTGAGTCGTTGTTTCTGTGCGCTATTCTGATGTttttgatgttgttgctgcaacTGATGTTGCAACTGCTGTTGGGGCTGCCGCTTTCTTTCAATGGCAATGGGGGCTGTGGGTGTGGTAACGGTTTTTGTGAATACAGCTCCACTCTTAAGCAACTCGTTCAATACGTTATTATCGCTTATATTGAGGCTCTGCCgtagctgctgctgttgctgtagCTGCTGTTTTTGATGCTTCTCTATTTGAGTATCGCCGCCGCTgctgttgttatttttgaTGTTCAGCACTTTTTGTAACGTCAGCGAGGCGAGCAGCGTCAGATTGTTGACTTGaaatagaaaatagaaaagcaaatataaaatacaGACACGCTTGCAGAgataagtatttttttttttttaagaaaaataaatgtctGAAACTGCCAGAATGATATCTAGTTATCGCAGAGTGTGTTGTGTGTGGATTTCACTTTTTCAGTGACCCTGGGAAGTGTCAATGTCACTATAGTGACTAGAATATAGTGATTTTGTCTatatagtaataataaaactgCTAAAAAACAGACCTATTAGTTGCCAGGCTGTCTGCAAAGTCTATATGTTATTGGAGCACCTAGCACCTTgacaaaaaagacaaaaaaaaaaagaaggaaaaacaAAGTAATACTGCTGAGTAATCGCTATCGGCTGGCCTGGCCAACGATCTACGCCGTCAATTGCGCAACTACACCAGAGCTGCGACCAGAGACAAAGGCAGAAACTATTACTATTATTGTTGCTACTTGGCTGGCCTCTAAAATCgcttgcgaaaaaaaaaactaagagATGCAGTTCAGCGACCTCCTCCtctgaaaactgaaaagtGTTGCAACATGCATGCACATGCACAGGCACGGCTGTGGGTGTGGGTGCGAAATGTCTGTACTCTCGGCTACAGTCTAACTTCCAATAGATGAACtactttgttttaaaaaaggatagtatttttttatttttttttttttttttaaataaacaatatattttttacatttatttgaataaattgcATAGTTAATGAACTGATGATATCACTTTttatacataattttttttatttttatttttaattacaattaGACACTTTAGGGAAGTCAGACTGTACTCTTCAACTGCTCCGCTTCTCttgtcgttgttgttttttattgtggaTCCATTTCGAAAGCCCCGCTTATCAATCTTTGAGGCCAAGCTTACCGTTATCGTTCTCCTTGCCGCTGACGCTGACGCTGGCTGAGGCAGAGACGGAGGCAGCAGTTATTTCCATAATATTTTGGGGTCGCCTGGCGCTGTTGCTCTCGCTCTGTTTATTTATGTAATACACtttattcgattttttttttgtgtttgtcttttttgcgaaaatatttcttgtttgtttgttaatTCACGTTCgccttctttctttctttctttgcCTATCTATCTCTCTCTTTCAGTCTCTCTTTCGCGTGCGCGCGTATGTGTAAGTGTGGTGGGGGAGTGTgaatgtgtgtgtggtgtgtggaAGCGATTTGTCACGTATTTTTACAACGTCGCCCGCTTCTGTCgaacaaattttaatttccaatGCAATTGCAACTGCTGTGCTTGTACTCTGTTTAATTCTTTAATTGCATTTATATTACATTCTCTCGCTTTCGCTTTCGCCTTCGTTATTGTTCTTTCGCCTCTCGTTGCCTCAACattttttgcatttgtttttttggatCTCGAGACTTTGTTGTTGTGGAGAGCCATCCACAAATAATTGAGTGCGCTCCACTTTAGgggaaggaaaagagaaacaCTCGTACGCACACACTTACACCTGGCCTTTATTGCGTTCGCGATTTTACTTATTTTCGCGTACTTTCCACTCGTTATTCATATACCCTTCACACCAGACGCGACCAGTATGCTTCTATTTACACGTTGCACTTAAATTTAGTAACTATTTGCACTATTTTGCACTATTGCTGCGTCTTCAAATTCTGGAAATTTTCCTCGGCGTCGCGTATTAGAGGTGGAGAAACATCGATTGCACATATCGATAAGACCAACAGCATTTGTAGCGCCTATGACGGCAGAAAATTGAACTATCACTGTAAAAACtaaatttacttttattaAGGTCACATTAAAACACCTGTGGTGGGTTAGATTACATTTTTCTTTAACAATTTATGACTTTCCTGTATTATTATGAGTTAGTTACAATTTTTAGAtgtctgaaataaaaaatgaaaacccAATAGGTAAATAGTCTGGCAGCACTTGCTCACGACTGGAAAATCTTGACAGCCCTGGCAACAGTCAGTAAAAAACGACCATCTGGCAACGCCGAACGGACTATATACCAATCGTGTTTCGATTTTTCCagggaataaaaaaaactagttAACCCGTCTGAAAAGTGCAATTGCGCAGGAAAATCTTCGATGAGGTCGATTTAAGCAAGCAGCAAGATTGCATTTTCGAAATTCTCCGCCTGCAGCTGGCCCTGGAAGTGCTTTGTATCCGTGGAGAACAGAGACGCAAAGGTTGGGACAGCATACACATATGTATTTGTTACGCGTGTGTTTGCACATTTGGGTGGACTTGTGTTGTGTAAAGTTTAAGGTGGATCTGCTTGGTAGTTTTAAGATTAAAAACAGGAGGgaataaaacaaattatataGTTTAGCAAGTATAAAATTTATGTGGAGAAAGCAAAAGTCTACTTAGTTATATTTAagttaatttataaaatgtaaaattaggccttaagaaaacaaaaagttgTATGTTTTTTAGAAGACTATTATATTTTAtcatattataatttttgttaaacaaacttttaaatatattggcaaaaagagaaagaaaaagcGTGAtagttagaaaaaaaattagataaatattttttatatcattGCATCTTAAAATGCAGTTTGCACAAATGTCCACCCTATCGGACATGTGTTCTGGAATCggtgtgtatgtgtgggtgGGTTACATAGCGTGTAGGTGTGTGGGCGGtgcaaaaaaaagtgtaagGAGAGGAAACCAAGTCAAAATCGCCTAATTTACTGAAATTATATCTAAAACTGGTATTTTATAACAACTTTGTATGTTTTTCCTTTCCAGATAGACGCCGTGTGGGGTTGGGTTGCTTCCGGCCCGCTGCGTTTAGCAGCGAACAGAATGGGCGATCTGCCGGGCTCCACcggcggtggtggcggcgTGGGCGGCGGTGGTAATGGTGGAGGTGGCCCGACCATCGCCGGAACAAACGGTAACTCCACCACCGGTCCAGGTTCCTCCACTGGCTCCACGGGCCTGGAGCGACCGCCGTCGCCCGCCCGGCTCTCCCACACATCGGAAAAGCATCCCAAGGTCACGCTCTCGGAACTCAATATGCTGCGACGCCACCGGGAGCTCTGCGACGTGGTGCTCAACGTTGGCGGTCGGAAGATATTCGCCCACCGAGTGATTCTATCCGCCTGCAGCAGTTACTTCTGTGCCATGTTCACCGGGGAACTGGAGGAGTCCCGCCAGACGGAGGTCACAATTCGAGACATCGATGAGAACGCCATGGAGCTGCTCATCGACTTTTGCTACACCGCCCACATCATCGTCGAGGAGTCCAACGTCCAGACTCTTCTGCCGGCCGCCTGCCTCCTCCAGTTGGTCGAGATCCAGGACATATGCTGTGAGTTTCTCAAGCGGCAACTGGATCCCACCAATTGTCTGGGTATACGCGCCTTTGCCGATACTCACTCCTGTCGGGAACTGCTCCGTATCGCCGACAAGTTCACGCAGCACAATTTCCAGGAAGTGATGGAGAGCGAGGAGTTCTTGCTTCTGCCAGTCGGGCAGCTGGTCGACATCATCTGCAGCGATGAGCTGAACGTGCGCTCCGAGGAACAAGTCTTTAACGCGGTCATGTCATGGCTCAAGTACAATGTGGCCGAGCGGCGACAGCACCTTCCACAGGTACGGtttatcttaaatatttaataaaaaataaatcatctCATATAATTCCTTCTTCGTTTCAAGGTCCTTCAACACGTCCGACTGCCGCTACTCTCACCAAAGTTCCTGGTCGGCACGGTCGGATCCGATCTACTCGTGCGCAGCGACGAGGCCTGCCGCGACCTGGTCGACGAGGCCAAGAACTATCTGCTGTTGCCCCAAGAGCGTCCACTGATGCAGGGCCCTCGCACTCGACCCCGCAAACCGACGCGACGCGGAGAGGTGCTCTTCGCTGTGGGCGGATGGTGCTCCGGCGACGCCATCGCCTCTGTCGAACGCTTCGATCCGCAGACCAATGACTGGAAAATGGTTGCTCCCATGAGCAAGCGTCGCTGCGGTGTAGGCGTGGCCGTGCTGAATGATCTTCTCTACGCTGTGGGCGGCCACGACGGACAGAGCTACCTGAACAGCATCGAGCGGTATGATCCGCAGACGAACCAGTGGTCATGTGACGTTGCACCCACCACATCGTGTCGCACCAGTGTTGGTGTTGCCGTGCTTGATGGCTTCTTGTACGCGGTTGGCGGCCAGGATGGAGTTCAGTGCTTGAATCATGTGGAACGTTACGATCCCAAGGAGAACAAGTGGTCCAAGGTGGCTCCGATGACCACCCGACGCCTAGGCGTGGCAGTGGCTGTTTTGGGTGGATTCCTGTATGCAATCGGTGGCTCGGATGGTCAGTGTCCATTGAATACTGTGGAGAGATACGATCCCAGGTGAGTTTCTTTTATATCTTAGTGGTTTTCAGGAATTCAGAATAAATATACTTCCATTACAGACACAACAAGTGGGTGGCCGTCAGTCCAATGTCCACGCGCCGCAAACATCTGGGCTGCGCCGTGTTCAACAACTACATTTACGCCGTCGGCGGGCGGGACGATTGCATGGAACTCTCGTCCGCCGAACGCTACAATCCTCTCACAAACACCTGGAGTCCGATTGTGGCCATGACCTCGCGACGCAGTGGGGTGAGTGTTctatttaaaatgtataattCCCAGAGGAATACATTGTAAACTCTTGAATAATTTTAGGTTGGCCTGGCTGTGGTAAACGGACAGCTGTACGCGGTGGGCGGCTTCGATGGCTCCGCCTATCTGAAGACTATAGAGGTTTACGACCCGGAGACGAACCAATGGCGTCTCTGCGGATGCATGAACTACCGCCGACTGGGCGGTGGCGTGGGTGTGATGCGAGCACCCCAGACTGAGAACTATATGTGGTGCGAGAACAGTTTTAAGCAGCAAGCCACCTCTAACTAattcaactccaaatcactcCATTTCTGACGAACTTCTCttctctgtttctgtttctctGTTCTTGTTTCTCTAAATTTGTTTCCCCTTTTTTCGAAAACATGCTACCACAATCACAAGCAGGATACGCAAGGATTCTGTTGTCTGATGGGAGCAGCAACCGCCGACGTCGACTTTGCCATCGCAAACGTTGCCGCCGCCGCATTTCTTCTAACAAAAATCGCAATCGAAGCCAAAACTAATCGTCTAAATCACTATCCCCCTCTCAATTGTTTAGCAGTGTATTTGGATTGTATTAATtgttaattgtttatttttttagtagAACCTGAATCGCGCGTTTGTTAGACTTCCCGAAATAGTATTAGAGATTAAAATTGTACCCCAATTGAATTGCAATCACACACCCCCCCTCATCACTACGTACGTAATTTTAAATGATAGTACTGTATCGTAAgcagttttatattttataaacaaaaaactaaattatCTAAGTGTTGCTGGTTCGAATTTCATGGAAATCGCTAGCTCATAACTATGCcttctttcaaaaaaaaataacaaaaacggAATCAAATATTAACATAGAAACGAATTCGATTAGTTGTACATCTTAAAACAATGAGCTCTAAAGTCAAGTAAAATTTTGGTATTAAATAACATAGTTTAAGAAATTAATTGAGAGTTTGTTCGGAATAAGACATCAAAGAGGTGCAATATTTCGATTGACCAACTTATTGCTGTATTTACATTTTAGCCGAGTCAAGATTAAATGTATTAATCATAAATGTCTTAAATAATAATTCGATACGATCAAGAAACCCCCTAATCCTAATCCGTTACTCAATGGTTAAAAAGATAATAGCTTCTcaagcttaaaaacaaaagaaatcattaaaaataccCTTAAAAAAGAACAAAGTCTAGAGCTAGCCCAAAACATTTCAatagtaaaattaaaaattatatttaaagtcTACGCCTAGCCATAAGATCAACATATAAGcctataaattttaatattgttACTCCTAGATAGTAAGCACGCGAAACCTTTTAGTCGGGAAGAGGTCACGTTTAAAtagaattattattgttgAACCAAGTTTGACCCTTCGAGCCGATGGAACGTACTCGAAATAATTGCTAACCGGAGGGagaacccaaaaaaaaaaggagtctCTCAGTAACAACtcttttatttgttgcatTTTTACACCaatacttatttattttcaaaattattatttattgtacGCTTCAGTATCtcatttagtttatttttattgcgcAAGttgtaattatttaaaaaagaaattgttGTTAAACCGAGCAAATGGGAAAGAACTTATCTTCCAAATGATAAATAAGAATAGcatttacaaacaaaaaccaatCTTATTAATATTCTAGGCAATAAGTGGTACACTCATACACCCCAGAGAATTATCCGCAGACACTATGggaagataaaaaaataaaaatttgtagttCTATTgaatggaaaaaaaagtacataacttgaataataaaagtgttaaCAATGTGAAAATGGATCGTAAACCCGTGCTAAGTTTAAggatatataaaaataaaatatatcttaaTTAAAGTTAAATAATTCAGTTTTTTATACATGTTACTTCTTCGTAAATGGTTTTTCAATTCCTAAAAATAGTCTGCTGAACATTTTCTACAACTTTTTTTGAACTCCCGCCTTTGTTATCGATAGACCAACTTAAATTACTTCAACATAGGTGGCGCTATCATAAATATCgaaaacatatgaaaaggaaaaaaatgaatttgatTTATTGATTAAACTAGGTCAGCTAACTCTTCTTATTACATCTTCCTATTTAGACAAAATTTATAGTACTTTAATTATTTATCAAAAACATATCGATATTTCGATATATTgatattttgaatattatcAGCAACCCTAGCTCAATAAATTCCAGCAATAAATTACAACAGCTGCGTCCTCCGGTCGACACCACTTACCTTCGCCGCTTTGAAACCTGGAAACATGTCTGGCGGGGATGTGCCGACTAAGCTAAAGGTCCTCAGCAATGTCCAATATCAACAAATTTGCCAATTCATCAGCCGCTACCGTGGCCTGGCTATCGACTGTGAGTACGAGCTGAGGAACCGCATCTTCCAGGACGTGGATCCCATGGCACTCACTTGCATCCTGCAGTCGGAAGTCTTCAATAAAACACGCGGCCAGCACTCGAAGAACGACCAGCGGGCCAAGAAGCTTCTGAAAGCGTAATGATActctttgaaataaaaaacaccTAGTACTCACTTCAAAACATATTTTAGGTATGAATCACAGAAGGACCTGTACGACGACGCCCTGCTCATCCGGATGTCCTGTGTGGAGTGTATAAATCCGGTGGCTCTCTGCCGGATGCTGTTGCAGGAGAAGTATAAACTACGACACCGGTCGCACGTATCCCGGCTACTGAAGAACCCGCATCTCATCGATGAACACCACTTGGCGGCTTGTGTGCAGCAGTGCGTAGTCAGCGACAACCAGGAGGGGCCCATCACGGACCTGCGACGGCGGCTCATCGGAGAGGAATACGAAATGAAGCTTAAGACAATGGCCAAGGAGGCAGGCATCCACTTCTACGACGAGCGGGACCTACGACGCATGGGGTTTGACAAGACCCCTGACATTAAGATGATACTACCCTTCCTCTACAAGGGAGAGGTGATCAACTGGATCGAGAGCAAGGCCAACTTCGGGGACACCAAAGGACACAAGTTCAACATTCAGCAGCAACTGCAAAGCTACTGCAATCGGTAAGTAATTCAATAATTGCCATAAACACAATTATAATTGTGATAATCTTTTAGTTTCGGGCCTGGTATCATCATCTACTGGTTTGGATACCACGAAGAGACGCCTCTCATgccagaaaataaaattggaATTACAGTGCTCCCAGACTTTCCGGCCAAAGAAGATTTGGTCTTCATGCAACTGGACTCAGGAGAGGCCGTCCCAGCGGGGGCGCCCAAGGAAACTAGCAGTCCTTTAAATGAGTCCTCCAAATGAGGAATCTGTGACTTCCACAGGGTATATCTAGACTAATTATACACTAGCCGTCAAATCGTACAAACTAAATGGTGTAGAATCACAAACCTTTGACAGGAATGCTTTGCATTTAAACATTAGCTTTAGGGGAAAAGAAATATGACAATGCTGTTGCAGCAAGGACGactattttaacaaattttttctctttttattgattttataaattctCATTTACATGATTTACTCATTTATAGTACAAAAACGTCGCATTTCTCCCATTTTCTGGTATAAATTGtataaaactataaaatattgTAATAATCGTTGTTCcataaacaaaatcaaaaaaagaaaCGGAGCATATTGTGATTATTATTACGGCTCAAGTTACTGGTGTTTTTTGCAGAGGGGGGgaactttttctttttggttaaaattaaaacaaatacaaacGTAAATAGGTTGCTATGTGGTAGGAATTTTCCTTGTATTGTAGCCATTCAGTGAACAATTGTATACTATGTTAATTTCAATATAAAAACttaaaccaaaaccaaaagtCAGCCGCGTGTATACAAAAAATTCAGCTGCGCTCCTTGCATTGGTAATTTCTATTACTATTACtcttattgttgttattattattattattatccaCCCTCTTGGCTTCGGCTTGATTGTAGCTGTTCTTGTTCGGGCTGATGTAAAGTTATTGTTGCAAAGATTTCGTACTGGTAGGCAACTCGTCCTCCTCGATCTCGATCTCCTCGTTCAGCTTGATATAAATATGTTGTGTGCCCGCGGCAAAATGGCTATTGGGCATCAGACATCCTTCAGCTCCTCTGGCATATCGTTCTTGGGATGCTTGTTCTCAAAGTGCTGCTTATAAGTCTTGGGATCGGGCATTTGCGACTGAAAAGGAAGGTGTTTCATTAGAATTTGTTGTGGTTTTCAAGCATAAATATTGTATGTGCTTCACTACGCTACGAATATTAATCAAATAAACTAATGCACCCTGCTTACATAGCAGAATTACATACATCGTAAGAGGCATACATGATTTATAACAAAATAAACTATCTTAGCTATTATAGAACTCTCTGCCTAGCTTCTGGAGAGTCTTGACTGGATGTGGAGTGCCCTGCTCACCTTGCAGACGGCGCAGACGTGAACGAGCGCTTTCTGGGCAGCCTTCTTTTGGTCGTTAGCGCTGTGGCCctgctgcttcttcatcttggCCTGCTTCTCGGCCGCCTTCGCCTGTGACTGGATCTTTTGGTGTCCGCGTGCCATTTCTTGTTCTTCGCCTTGGGGGAGAGAAGAAAGTACAAGTGATTAGTCCAAAATTTAGCGCTTTGGCCCGAGTACGTCgctttgtttgttgttggcaTTAGGCGGCTCAAACGGGATTTGCAACAAAGACGGCAGAAGCGCCGTTACTTTCTCTTTCGCCCACACCAGCTCATCCACATCGCGACACAAGTGCACACGTACAGGGATTATCTGCACAGGAAACGCACAGGTTTTCCAATCTATTCGCAATAGCCGAAGATCGCTGATTGAAAATAAAACGTGACACGGCACTGTACTCCGGCAATTGCAACAACAAAGCCCCACACCCGCATGCCTCgtaccgcaaaaaaaaaataggcagaggcggaggcggaggaaAATGTGATTCGCGACCACGTTATTTTTGTTGTCCCCACTTGCCTTACCTAATTAACTGGATGGGATACTCGCAAGTGGTGCAGCCTATAGATTTGAGTCTAATTCGGTTTGTCGaaatgtgtttttgttttggtacCCGAAATTGTTGACGTTCCGCTTtagaaatttaataattagtCGGAGTTAGACATGTCGGAAATGTATcaaaatatcgatatattcATATTCGTAAAATACTGTTGccacgtttttttttattgactgATATCGATAGTCGTGTTTTGGTGTTGCCAATTGGCAGCTTAAGCATCAATTCAAAGTATTTTGTATCGTTATCAAAACCATTTTaagtttatttcattttatgaGATGTTTCTTAATCAATTGGTAGGAAGAAAAGATTTCAATTAATCTTTATAGAAGCCCGCTTATATTTGATGTTTGatgaaacaaaacaacaactcAGTTTTTTATACATCTCAATTGATCTTCAGGTTTAAAAGTTTCCATTTCTCCTCCCCTActtgtaaaaaaaacttttcaaaaatattaaaaacctTTGAATctgtataaaatattttttattgaatataaaaCTTAACAAGTTATTACTATGTACAATTAAACCAACATGCTTGCATTATTGTCGCAAAACTCGTATATATTATCGACAAACTGCATTTCCGGTGTCTTTTTAGCAACTTGAGGTGTATTTCTAATGGTATTTGGTGGCTGAGTCTCAGTTTTTGCTGGACCTACTCCGGAGTCTTTGGCTCCTTCGGTGTGCTCCAACGTCAGTCGTTTCAGATTATTGATCAGCGATATATCATGTTTCATTTCGTTCTTAAGCTCTAACAGTTCGTGTTCAGTTTTAATAATATCCTCTGCATAAGCTTCGATATTCTGTTGCAGTTGCCCCACCGATACCTCCATTTCCGGTCCCTTGTACCGTTCATTCTGCATCCGGTATAGCCGGCACTTCTCGGAAAGCTCTCGCGTCAGAGCGTACTCCCTCTCGTACCGGATGTTCATATCAGCGTGCAGAGCTGCCAACTTGTTGCGAACACTGTTTCTCAGCGGCCGATCCTTGCGCCTCCTGATGCAATTGTTATTGgcattattgttattattgcaTTCGCTGGGAATTGCTGTTTGAAAGGATTCAACAGAGGTCGTTGTTTTTTCTCGATAATTTCGTCGACGTTGGCGCTGCTTTGAGACACGTTTCTCAGCCAGTTTGTAGAGCTTcgatttgttttcatttttcctCCCGTTATACAACTGATCGGGCATTATAACCAGGACCAGCTCATCGGGGATTGTCTGGCGTTTCTTGAGCAAGCACTTCTCCTTCACTTTGTTGGGCACCTTTGGCGGTGTCTTTGGCAGTTGGGGGATGTTCTTTTTCTGTTTGCTAAGATGGAACATTTTTTTGAGCCACTTGATCATGGAGAAGGTCGTCGAGCCGGCAGGTGGAGGGGCATGGGGCACTAATTGCATGGTCAAGGGGTCTCGGAAATTATCCCGATGCTTCAGCGATAAACGGAGCTGCAATAAAAATGAgaaatttgattaattaagGCATCGAATTTGATTAGAATTTCTTAATCATATtggaaatgccaaaaatgtCTTTACTTCCAAAACTCCTCTATTATTCAGACTCCCTCGTTAAATAGTAATTAAAAATGTAGTTCTAGCACCGAAAAAATTAATCCCTAATGACTGAAGGGAATCATAAAAAATTCACAGCATAATTAAGCCGAAGCAAAACAAGGActttaatataaaaatcaaTAGGCAAATTGATTCCATTTGGTGCgtcataaacaaataaatacgAAAAGGTAGAGCATAAGTCAAATAAGAGTACAATCGGAAAAATATCTAAATGTGTGGGGGTGTGACTATTGGgagggtaaaaaaaaaagtagagtGGGATTCGAAAACGACATGAATTTCACATTTCTCTGGGCTTGCGTGTGGCGCCAGAAAAAGCGCTTATTATGCAATCACTgtagatgttttttttttgttttttgttttcatagAGCCGCTTTTTGGCCCCAGTTAGCTGggcttctcttttttttttctgcacGCCAGGTGGGATTCCCCCGGCCCGGTTATTACCTCATTGTGTACACGGCTCCAAGCGCGCCAAACGGGCAAAATGGCCATGTTGCCATCGTAGCTGCGCTCTATGCCGCCCCAACTTTCCGTTATAATGTAATCGCCGTAGTCACGCGATGCTGCCGTCGTTCTCTTCCTATGGCCGCCGTCGTCGCCGCCGCCATCTTGTTTTTCGCCCCAACGGTAAAAACAACGAAAAACCCGCacaacaaa of the Drosophila ananassae strain 14024-0371.13 chromosome 2R, ASM1763931v2, whole genome shotgun sequence genome contains:
- the LOC6506729 gene encoding kelch-like protein diablo isoform X2, whose protein sequence is MQFAQMSTLSDMCSGIGVYVWVGYIACRCVGGAKKSIDAVWGWVASGPLRLAANRMGDLPGSTGGGGGVGGGGNGGGGPTIAGTNGNSTTGPGSSTGSTGLERPPSPARLSHTSEKHPKVTLSELNMLRRHRELCDVVLNVGGRKIFAHRVILSACSSYFCAMFTGELEESRQTEVTIRDIDENAMELLIDFCYTAHIIVEESNVQTLLPAACLLQLVEIQDICCEFLKRQLDPTNCLGIRAFADTHSCRELLRIADKFTQHNFQEVMESEEFLLLPVGQLVDIICSDELNVRSEEQVFNAVMSWLKYNVAERRQHLPQVLQHVRLPLLSPKFLVGTVGSDLLVRSDEACRDLVDEAKNYLLLPQERPLMQGPRTRPRKPTRRGEVLFAVGGWCSGDAIASVERFDPQTNDWKMVAPMSKRRCGVGVAVLNDLLYAVGGHDGQSYLNSIERYDPQTNQWSCDVAPTTSCRTSVGVAVLDGFLYAVGGQDGVQCLNHVERYDPKENKWSKVAPMTTRRLGVAVAVLGGFLYAIGGSDGQCPLNTVERYDPRHNKWVAVSPMSTRRKHLGCAVFNNYIYAVGGRDDCMELSSAERYNPLTNTWSPIVAMTSRRSGVGLAVVNGQLYAVGGFDGSAYLKTIEVYDPETNQWRLCGCMNYRRLGGGVGVMRAPQTENYMWIRKDSVV
- the LOC6506729 gene encoding kelch-like protein diablo isoform X1, whose translation is MQFAQMSTLSDMCSGIGVYVWVGYIACRCVGGAKKSIDAVWGWVASGPLRLAANRMGDLPGSTGGGGGVGGGGNGGGGPTIAGTNGNSTTGPGSSTGSTGLERPPSPARLSHTSEKHPKVTLSELNMLRRHRELCDVVLNVGGRKIFAHRVILSACSSYFCAMFTGELEESRQTEVTIRDIDENAMELLIDFCYTAHIIVEESNVQTLLPAACLLQLVEIQDICCEFLKRQLDPTNCLGIRAFADTHSCRELLRIADKFTQHNFQEVMESEEFLLLPVGQLVDIICSDELNVRSEEQVFNAVMSWLKYNVAERRQHLPQVLQHVRLPLLSPKFLVGTVGSDLLVRSDEACRDLVDEAKNYLLLPQERPLMQGPRTRPRKPTRRGEVLFAVGGWCSGDAIASVERFDPQTNDWKMVAPMSKRRCGVGVAVLNDLLYAVGGHDGQSYLNSIERYDPQTNQWSCDVAPTTSCRTSVGVAVLDGFLYAVGGQDGVQCLNHVERYDPKENKWSKVAPMTTRRLGVAVAVLGGFLYAIGGSDGQCPLNTVERYDPRHNKWVAVSPMSTRRKHLGCAVFNNYIYAVGGRDDCMELSSAERYNPLTNTWSPIVAMTSRRSGVGLAVVNGQLYAVGGFDGSAYLKTIEVYDPETNQWRLCGCMNYRRLGGGVGVMRAPQTENYMWCENSFKQQATSN
- the LOC6506729 gene encoding kelch-like protein diablo isoform X3, encoding MGDLPGSTGGGGGVGGGGNGGGGPTIAGTNGNSTTGPGSSTGSTGLERPPSPARLSHTSEKHPKVTLSELNMLRRHRELCDVVLNVGGRKIFAHRVILSACSSYFCAMFTGELEESRQTEVTIRDIDENAMELLIDFCYTAHIIVEESNVQTLLPAACLLQLVEIQDICCEFLKRQLDPTNCLGIRAFADTHSCRELLRIADKFTQHNFQEVMESEEFLLLPVGQLVDIICSDELNVRSEEQVFNAVMSWLKYNVAERRQHLPQVLQHVRLPLLSPKFLVGTVGSDLLVRSDEACRDLVDEAKNYLLLPQERPLMQGPRTRPRKPTRRGEVLFAVGGWCSGDAIASVERFDPQTNDWKMVAPMSKRRCGVGVAVLNDLLYAVGGHDGQSYLNSIERYDPQTNQWSCDVAPTTSCRTSVGVAVLDGFLYAVGGQDGVQCLNHVERYDPKENKWSKVAPMTTRRLGVAVAVLGGFLYAIGGSDGQCPLNTVERYDPRHNKWVAVSPMSTRRKHLGCAVFNNYIYAVGGRDDCMELSSAERYNPLTNTWSPIVAMTSRRSGVGLAVVNGQLYAVGGFDGSAYLKTIEVYDPETNQWRLCGCMNYRRLGGGVGVMRAPQTENYMWCENSFKQQATSN
- the LOC6506730 gene encoding CDAN1-interacting nuclease 1 — translated: MSGGDVPTKLKVLSNVQYQQICQFISRYRGLAIDCEYELRNRIFQDVDPMALTCILQSEVFNKTRGQHSKNDQRAKKLLKAYESQKDLYDDALLIRMSCVECINPVALCRMLLQEKYKLRHRSHVSRLLKNPHLIDEHHLAACVQQCVVSDNQEGPITDLRRRLIGEEYEMKLKTMAKEAGIHFYDERDLRRMGFDKTPDIKMILPFLYKGEVINWIESKANFGDTKGHKFNIQQQLQSYCNRFGPGIIIYWFGYHEETPLMPENKIGITVLPDFPAKEDLVFMQLDSGEAVPAGAPKETSSPLNESSK
- the LOC6493242 gene encoding zinc finger protein 706, coding for MARGHQKIQSQAKAAEKQAKMKKQQGHSANDQKKAAQKALVHVCAVCKSQMPDPKTYKQHFENKHPKNDMPEELKDV